A genomic window from Hirundo rustica isolate bHirRus1 chromosome 14, bHirRus1.pri.v3, whole genome shotgun sequence includes:
- the DCTN4 gene encoding dynactin subunit 4 isoform X2 — MASLLQSERVLYLVRGEKELRAPLPQLYFCRYCSELRSLECVSHEVDSHYCPSCLENMPSAEAKLKKNRCANCFDCPCCMHTLSTRATSIPAPLPDDPAKTTMKKAYYLACGFCRWTSRDVGMADKSVASGGWQEPENPHTQRINKLVEYYQQLAQKEKIERDRKKLVRRRNYVPLAFSDKYGLGTRLQRQRPGAPISALAGLSLKEGEDQKEIKIEPADAVEEVEPLPEDYYTRPINLTEVTTLRQRLLQPDFQPICASQLYPRHKHLLIKRSLRCRKCEHNLSKPEFNPTSIKFKIQLVAVNYIPEVRIMSIPNLRYMKESQVLLTLTNPVENVTHVTLLECEEGDPDNINSTAKVAVPPKELILAGKDAAAEYDELAEPQDFQDDPDVIAFRKANKVGVFIKVTPQKEEGEVTVSFKMKHEFKNLTAPIRPSEEGDHTSEVIWLTHHVELSLGPVLP; from the exons ATGGCGTCGCTGCTGCAGTCGGAGCGGGTGCTGTACCTGGTGCGCGGCGAGAAGGAGCTGCGGGCGCCGCTGCCGCAGCTGTACTTCTGCCGCTACTGTAGCGAGCTCCGCTCGCTCGAGTGTGTCTCGCACGAG GTGGACTCTCACTACTGCCCCAGCTGCCTGGAAAACATGCCTTCAGCTGAAGCCAAGCTGAAAAAGAACAG GTGTGCCAACTGCTTTGACTGCCCCTGCTGCATGCACACCCTTTCCACACGAGCCACGAGCATCCCTGCGCCGCTGCCCGACGACCCGGCCAAGACCACCATGAAGAAAGCCTATTACCTGGCCTGTGGCTTCTGCCGCTGGACTTCCCGGGACGTTGGCATGGCAGACAAGTCTGTCG CAAGTGGTGGCTGGCAGGAGCCGGAGAATCCTCACACACAGAGG aTTAACAAGCTGGTGGAGTACTACCAGCAGCTGGCTCAGAAGGAGAAGATCGAGCGGGACAGGAAGAAGCTGGTGCGACGCCGCAACTACGTTCCGCTGGCCTTCTCG GACAAATATGGCCTTGGAACAAGGCTTCAGCGCCAGAGGCCCGGAGCTCCCATCAGTGCCCTCGCTGGACTCTC ACTGAAAGAAGGAGAAGACCAGAAGGAGATCAAGATCGAGCCAGCTGATGCAGTAGAAGAAGTGGAGCCTCTTCCTGAGGATTACTACACAAGACCAATCAATCTGACAGAAG TGACGACTCTGCGCCAGCGCCTGCTGCAGCCTGACTTCCAGCCCATCTGTGCTTCCCAGCTCTACCCACGTCACAAGCACCTCCTGATCAAACGCTCGCTGCGCTGCCGG AAATGTGAACATAACCTGAGCAAACCAGAATTCAATCCAACATCTATCAAATTCAAGATCCAGCTGGTTGCTGT TAACTACATCCCTGAAGTGAGAATCATGTCTATTCCCAACCTGCGCTACATGAAG GAGAGCCAAGTCCTCCTGACTCTGACTAATCCTGTGGAGAACGTCACACATGTCACATTGCTGGAGTGTGAGGAGGGAGACCCTGATAACATCAACAGCACTGCCAAG GTGGCAGTTCCTCCCAAGGAGCTTATTCTGGCTGGCAAAGATGCTGCAGCAGAATATGATGAACTGGCAGAGCCTCAAGACTTCCAGGATGACCCTGA CGTTATTGCCTTTAGAAAAGCCAATAAGGTGGGAGTTTTCATCAAGGTCACCCCACAGAAAGAAGAGGGCGAAGTGACCGTGAGTTTCAAGATGAAGCATGAGTTTAAAAACCTCACTGCTCCCATCCGACCCAGCGAGGAGGGCGACCACACCTCTGAGGTGATCTGGCTCACCCATCACGTGGAGCTCAGCCTCGGCCCCGTGCTCCCGTAG
- the DCTN4 gene encoding dynactin subunit 4 isoform X1 — translation MASLLQSERVLYLVRGEKELRAPLPQLYFCRYCSELRSLECVSHEVDSHYCPSCLENMPSAEAKLKKNRCANCFDCPCCMHTLSTRATSIPAPLPDDPAKTTMKKAYYLACGFCRWTSRDVGMADKSVASGGWQEPENPHTQRINKLVEYYQQLAQKEKIERDRKKLVRRRNYVPLAFSQHTIHVVDKYGLGTRLQRQRPGAPISALAGLSLKEGEDQKEIKIEPADAVEEVEPLPEDYYTRPINLTEVTTLRQRLLQPDFQPICASQLYPRHKHLLIKRSLRCRKCEHNLSKPEFNPTSIKFKIQLVAVNYIPEVRIMSIPNLRYMKESQVLLTLTNPVENVTHVTLLECEEGDPDNINSTAKVAVPPKELILAGKDAAAEYDELAEPQDFQDDPDVIAFRKANKVGVFIKVTPQKEEGEVTVSFKMKHEFKNLTAPIRPSEEGDHTSEVIWLTHHVELSLGPVLP, via the exons ATGGCGTCGCTGCTGCAGTCGGAGCGGGTGCTGTACCTGGTGCGCGGCGAGAAGGAGCTGCGGGCGCCGCTGCCGCAGCTGTACTTCTGCCGCTACTGTAGCGAGCTCCGCTCGCTCGAGTGTGTCTCGCACGAG GTGGACTCTCACTACTGCCCCAGCTGCCTGGAAAACATGCCTTCAGCTGAAGCCAAGCTGAAAAAGAACAG GTGTGCCAACTGCTTTGACTGCCCCTGCTGCATGCACACCCTTTCCACACGAGCCACGAGCATCCCTGCGCCGCTGCCCGACGACCCGGCCAAGACCACCATGAAGAAAGCCTATTACCTGGCCTGTGGCTTCTGCCGCTGGACTTCCCGGGACGTTGGCATGGCAGACAAGTCTGTCG CAAGTGGTGGCTGGCAGGAGCCGGAGAATCCTCACACACAGAGG aTTAACAAGCTGGTGGAGTACTACCAGCAGCTGGCTCAGAAGGAGAAGATCGAGCGGGACAGGAAGAAGCTGGTGCGACGCCGCAACTACGTTCCGCTGGCCTTCTCG CAACACACTATACACGTAGTG GACAAATATGGCCTTGGAACAAGGCTTCAGCGCCAGAGGCCCGGAGCTCCCATCAGTGCCCTCGCTGGACTCTC ACTGAAAGAAGGAGAAGACCAGAAGGAGATCAAGATCGAGCCAGCTGATGCAGTAGAAGAAGTGGAGCCTCTTCCTGAGGATTACTACACAAGACCAATCAATCTGACAGAAG TGACGACTCTGCGCCAGCGCCTGCTGCAGCCTGACTTCCAGCCCATCTGTGCTTCCCAGCTCTACCCACGTCACAAGCACCTCCTGATCAAACGCTCGCTGCGCTGCCGG AAATGTGAACATAACCTGAGCAAACCAGAATTCAATCCAACATCTATCAAATTCAAGATCCAGCTGGTTGCTGT TAACTACATCCCTGAAGTGAGAATCATGTCTATTCCCAACCTGCGCTACATGAAG GAGAGCCAAGTCCTCCTGACTCTGACTAATCCTGTGGAGAACGTCACACATGTCACATTGCTGGAGTGTGAGGAGGGAGACCCTGATAACATCAACAGCACTGCCAAG GTGGCAGTTCCTCCCAAGGAGCTTATTCTGGCTGGCAAAGATGCTGCAGCAGAATATGATGAACTGGCAGAGCCTCAAGACTTCCAGGATGACCCTGA CGTTATTGCCTTTAGAAAAGCCAATAAGGTGGGAGTTTTCATCAAGGTCACCCCACAGAAAGAAGAGGGCGAAGTGACCGTGAGTTTCAAGATGAAGCATGAGTTTAAAAACCTCACTGCTCCCATCCGACCCAGCGAGGAGGGCGACCACACCTCTGAGGTGATCTGGCTCACCCATCACGTGGAGCTCAGCCTCGGCCCCGTGCTCCCGTAG